One Deltaproteobacteria bacterium DNA segment encodes these proteins:
- a CDS encoding p-hydroxycinnamoyl CoA hydratase/lyase, which produces MATKEYKTVLVEKEDGLTWVILNRPEKRNAMSPQLHFDMYDAVTECEGDPETQVMVITGAGNSWCAGQDLKEYFREGDKNPAMRRHASWCSQEWRWRKLFTFSKPTIAMVNGYCFGGAFTPLVACDFAIAADDAVFGLSEVNWGILPGGLVSRVVTDMLSLRDGLYHAMTGDPFDGKKAAEMRLVNYSVPADQLRDETVKLAKKLMEKNPWALRATKQAYKLVRNMDYSQAEDYLAAKGAQIKLQDREGGYDQGIKQFIDDKTYKPGFGPMARVNKAS; this is translated from the coding sequence ATGGCAACGAAAGAGTACAAGACAGTTTTGGTGGAGAAGGAGGACGGGCTCACTTGGGTCATCCTCAACCGTCCGGAGAAGCGCAACGCCATGAGCCCGCAGCTCCATTTCGACATGTACGACGCGGTGACCGAGTGCGAGGGAGATCCGGAGACACAGGTCATGGTCATCACCGGCGCGGGCAATAGCTGGTGCGCCGGCCAGGACCTGAAGGAGTACTTCCGCGAGGGCGACAAGAACCCGGCGATGCGCCGCCATGCGAGCTGGTGCAGCCAGGAGTGGCGCTGGCGCAAGCTCTTCACCTTCTCCAAGCCCACCATCGCCATGGTCAACGGCTACTGCTTCGGCGGCGCCTTCACCCCGCTGGTGGCCTGTGACTTCGCCATCGCCGCGGATGACGCCGTCTTCGGGCTGTCCGAGGTGAACTGGGGCATCCTCCCCGGCGGCCTCGTGAGCCGGGTGGTCACGGACATGCTGTCGCTGCGCGACGGCCTCTACCACGCCATGACCGGCGATCCCTTCGACGGCAAGAAGGCCGCGGAGATGCGCCTCGTCAACTACTCGGTGCCGGCGGACCAGCTCCGGGACGAGACCGTGAAGCTGGCCAAGAAGCTCATGGAGAAGAACCCCTGGGCGCTGCGCGCCACCAAGCAGGCCTACAAGCTCGTGCGCAACATGGACTACTCCCAGGCCGAGGACTATCTCGCCGCCAAGGGCGCGCAGATCAAGCTGCAGGACCGGGAGGGCGGTTACGACCAGGGCATCAAGCAGTTCATCGACGACAAGACCTACAAGCCCGGGTTCGGTCCCATGGCGCGGGTCAACAAGGCTTCCTAG